A single genomic interval of Brevibacillus brevis harbors:
- a CDS encoding RNA polymerase sigma factor has protein sequence MQDDREVIAEVLQGNKEAYALIVNKYKGKIASILGRTLHHSHDAEDMVQEVFIKAYYSLSDYKPNYSFSAWLYRIAINRGIDELRKRKRMPSVTEMDVEVRDECPIPEEDYLEKEQRHALRQQMMTLDKNHRTILDLHYLQHLSYREIGNKLSLSVDTVRMRLSYARKKLRDQLSKPEKKGGTPL, from the coding sequence ATGCAGGACGATCGAGAGGTCATTGCGGAGGTTCTTCAAGGAAATAAAGAGGCTTATGCTCTGATCGTCAATAAATACAAAGGAAAAATCGCTTCGATTCTTGGGCGCACGCTCCACCACTCCCATGATGCCGAAGACATGGTGCAGGAGGTTTTTATCAAGGCATACTACAGTTTGTCAGATTATAAACCCAACTACTCCTTCTCTGCCTGGCTGTATCGAATCGCGATCAATCGCGGGATTGACGAGCTGCGGAAACGAAAGCGGATGCCTTCCGTAACAGAGATGGATGTCGAGGTCAGAGACGAATGTCCGATCCCGGAGGAAGATTATCTGGAAAAAGAACAGCGTCATGCTTTGCGACAGCAGATGATGACACTGGACAAGAACCACAGGACGATTCTCGATTTGCATTATCTCCAGCATTTAAGCTACAGGGAGATCGGCAACAAACTATCTTTGTCCGTAGATACTGTCAGAATGCGCCTTTCCTATGCCAGGAAAAAGCTGCGAGACCAGCTAAGCAAGCCGGAGAAAAAAGGGGGTACCCCGCTTTGA